In one Pseudomonas hydrolytica genomic region, the following are encoded:
- a CDS encoding LysR family transcriptional regulator: MAEVERQVARSFLTTARCASFKQAARSLNLPPMVLRRQLQRLEKTVGEALFVYQERALALTVRGRSLQAELAAQYQDLRPEAALLEKPKLRLALPDRVLNDILGRHLVAFLRRDAGVHLELIRQERGPLMQSEVMIWLADPNQTRPDPGFAMTRPQRLACIDFQACIAKRYARERRLPASLEDLNDYMLVQQADIPTSALFSPWNALVDSRRSAVTRVHSQQWAMELVKHAACVGLMPNYITHLDANLQSLPTLFTQPMRQSIWLSCAPLSAQREDVVGLVALIQAAFEERWQWFLPDDGQ; the protein is encoded by the coding sequence GTGGCTGAGGTCGAACGGCAGGTGGCCAGAAGCTTCCTGACGACTGCGCGCTGTGCCAGTTTTAAGCAGGCTGCTCGCAGTCTGAACCTGCCTCCCATGGTGCTACGCAGGCAGTTGCAGCGGCTCGAGAAAACTGTTGGAGAGGCGCTCTTCGTGTATCAGGAGCGCGCCCTTGCTCTAACGGTACGCGGTCGTTCTTTGCAGGCAGAGCTGGCTGCCCAGTATCAAGATTTGCGGCCAGAGGCCGCGTTGCTTGAAAAACCCAAGCTTCGTTTGGCGTTACCCGACAGGGTGCTCAACGATATTCTGGGACGGCATCTGGTGGCCTTTCTGCGTAGGGATGCTGGTGTGCACCTGGAACTGATCCGCCAGGAACGTGGCCCGTTAATGCAGAGTGAGGTCATGATCTGGTTGGCCGATCCGAATCAGACTCGACCCGACCCAGGTTTCGCCATGACGCGACCGCAGCGTCTGGCCTGCATCGACTTTCAGGCGTGCATAGCCAAGCGCTATGCGCGTGAGCGGCGCCTCCCCGCCAGCCTCGAAGATCTGAATGACTACATGCTGGTTCAGCAGGCCGATATCCCGACATCGGCCCTGTTCTCACCGTGGAATGCTCTGGTGGACTCAAGGCGCAGCGCAGTGACGCGAGTGCATTCTCAGCAGTGGGCGATGGAACTGGTCAAGCATGCCGCCTGCGTTGGTCTGATGCCGAACTACATCACTCATCTCGATGCGAACCTGCAATCGCTACCCACCCTCTTCACGCAGCCCATGAGGCAATCGATCTGGCTGTCCTGCGCACCATTGTCCGCGCAGCGCGAGGACGTCGTTGGGCTGGTGGCGTTGATCCAGGCTGCGTTCGAGGAGCGGTGGCAGTGGTTTCTGCCTGATGACGGTCAGTGA
- a CDS encoding OprD family porin → MKRSTLALAITAAALSQAASADFLGDSKATLDMRNLYFNEDVRDRDIPSTQEWGQGFILNYQSGFTEGTVGLGIDAIGLLGVRLDGGGRSGKAGIDRNPGALFPLDSDGSAVSDYSKAGVTAKARLSKTELRLGTLQPKLPVVTFNDGRLLPQLFEGGQIVSNEIEGLTLTAGQLEHAKGRSSTDSRGLSIAGSNNATTGQFVNTFYFAGGDYKVTNDLTAQYYFGNLEDFYKQHFLGLIHNYALGGGNLKTDLRYFYSTSDGKNSSESGRAEGYRSNGYWTVGDSKRGEVDNRTWSALFTYSHSGHELSAGYQQVSGDSAFPYLNAGDGATSYLITDRQIGRGGKFLSAGERTWLAGYAYDFGKLGISGLKASVMYLSGDNVDSAQGERNEWERDLRLDYVLQEGSLKGLGFSLRNASLRGNVGADVDENRLYVTYSLPLL, encoded by the coding sequence ATGAAACGATCCACCCTGGCACTGGCCATCACGGCGGCGGCACTCAGTCAGGCTGCTTCCGCCGATTTTCTCGGAGACAGCAAGGCGACGCTCGATATGCGCAACCTCTACTTCAATGAGGATGTGCGTGATCGCGACATTCCATCTACTCAGGAGTGGGGGCAGGGATTCATCCTCAACTATCAGTCTGGCTTCACCGAAGGGACGGTCGGCCTGGGGATTGATGCCATTGGCCTGCTGGGGGTACGCCTCGATGGCGGTGGCCGGTCGGGCAAGGCAGGTATTGATCGTAACCCTGGCGCCCTGTTCCCGCTGGATAGCGATGGTTCTGCGGTCAGTGACTATAGCAAGGCCGGTGTAACGGCCAAGGCACGTCTTTCCAAGACCGAGTTGCGCCTAGGCACTCTGCAGCCGAAGTTGCCGGTGGTGACTTTCAACGATGGTCGCCTGTTGCCGCAGTTGTTCGAAGGTGGTCAGATCGTCTCCAACGAGATCGAAGGGCTGACCTTGACAGCCGGTCAGTTGGAGCACGCAAAAGGTCGGAGCTCGACTGACTCACGTGGCTTGTCCATCGCCGGATCCAACAATGCAACCACTGGACAGTTCGTCAATACGTTCTATTTCGCGGGTGGCGACTACAAGGTCACCAACGATCTCACCGCTCAGTATTACTTCGGCAATCTGGAAGATTTCTACAAGCAACATTTCCTGGGATTGATCCACAACTACGCACTGGGCGGTGGCAATCTCAAGACCGACCTGCGTTACTTCTACAGCACCTCCGATGGCAAGAACAGCAGTGAGAGCGGCCGGGCTGAGGGCTATCGCAGCAACGGTTACTGGACGGTCGGTGACAGCAAGCGTGGTGAGGTAGATAACCGTACCTGGAGTGCCTTGTTCACCTACAGCCATAGCGGTCATGAGCTGAGCGCGGGTTATCAGCAGGTGTCCGGCGATAGCGCCTTCCCGTACCTGAATGCTGGCGACGGGGCAACCAGTTACCTGATCACCGATCGGCAGATCGGTCGTGGTGGTAAATTCCTCAGTGCTGGCGAGCGCACTTGGTTGGCCGGCTATGCCTATGATTTTGGCAAGCTGGGTATCTCGGGGCTAAAAGCCTCGGTGATGTATTTGTCGGGTGATAACGTCGACAGCGCACAGGGTGAGCGTAACGAATGGGAGCGTGACCTGCGCCTCGATTACGTTCTGCAGGAAGGATCACTGAAGGGACTCGGCTTCTCTCTGCGCAATGCCAGTCTGCGTGGCAATGTTGGGGCAGACGTCGATGAGAATCGGCTTTATGTGACGTACAGCTTGCCACTGCTTTAA
- the cadR gene encoding Cd(II)/Pb(II)-responsive transcriptional regulator encodes MKIGELAKRTGCPVETIRYYEHQGLLPSPSRNNSNYRLYSQLHFERLTFIRNCRVLDMTLEEIGRLLAMHDRPHASCALISTLVKEHIAHVEARIQNLQALHAQLRELLGRCKGGSEKMAYCGIVLQLSSHGSGSSLSTAEKNELK; translated from the coding sequence ATGAAAATTGGTGAACTTGCTAAGCGAACTGGCTGCCCAGTGGAGACCATTCGTTACTACGAGCATCAGGGATTACTACCCAGCCCCTCACGCAACAACAGTAACTATCGTTTATATAGTCAGCTGCACTTCGAGCGCCTGACATTCATCCGCAATTGTCGTGTACTCGATATGACATTGGAAGAAATAGGTCGCTTATTGGCAATGCATGATCGGCCGCATGCGAGTTGCGCACTCATTAGTACATTGGTGAAAGAACACATCGCTCATGTCGAGGCACGCATTCAGAATTTGCAGGCACTGCATGCGCAGTTGCGCGAATTGCTCGGGCGCTGCAAGGGAGGAAGTGAAAAAATGGCATACTGTGGCATCGTACTCCAGTTGAGCAGCCACGGTAGCGGTTCGTCTTTATCAACCGCTGAAAAAAACGAATTGAAGTGA
- a CDS encoding OprD family porin, translating to MKKSPLTMAIISALAFGASAMAQASESQVAEGFIEGSSLNILNRNMYFNRDFRKGEARVLPSGERSSYTEAWGHGIMANFESGFTQGTVGFGIDAYAGLGLKLDTGDGRYGPGGSVNMFPVDSDDRAEDSYSKVGAAVKARFADTVVKAGDVFPTTPVVHYGDSRLLPQSFKGVTVVNESIEGLTLQGGRLHAMSQPQESTSRGDFATFYAGQVDSPWVGYFGGDYELNDNLGFSLYSSRLKDAWDQYYAGMWWTYPLSEDLSLFGGLNYYNATDEGKKQLGDFSNNIYSGSIGVKYGAHRVALSHQRNNGDDDFDYLRQSDSIFLDNSLQYSDFNSPKERSWMVRYDLDMADFGVPGLSFMARYALGRDADYSNANSIYMRTDGAGNPLTDQKRWERNLEVKYVFLEGSLKDLSVRVRQMTTRATAYESDLDEVRVIVEYPLQVL from the coding sequence ATGAAAAAAAGTCCTCTAACCATGGCGATCATCTCCGCGTTGGCATTCGGTGCAAGCGCGATGGCTCAGGCATCCGAGTCTCAGGTTGCCGAAGGCTTCATCGAAGGAAGTAGCCTGAATATTCTTAACCGAAACATGTATTTCAACCGGGACTTTCGCAAAGGGGAGGCCAGGGTACTACCCAGCGGTGAGCGCAGCAGCTACACCGAGGCTTGGGGGCACGGCATCATGGCTAACTTCGAGTCCGGTTTCACTCAGGGAACCGTTGGTTTCGGCATTGACGCCTATGCCGGACTGGGCCTGAAGCTTGATACCGGTGATGGACGTTATGGTCCCGGTGGTAGTGTCAACATGTTCCCGGTCGACAGCGATGATCGTGCCGAGGACTCGTATTCGAAAGTGGGGGCCGCGGTAAAGGCGCGCTTCGCTGATACGGTCGTCAAGGCCGGTGACGTATTCCCAACCACGCCCGTCGTGCACTACGGGGACTCTCGTCTGCTGCCGCAGAGCTTCAAAGGTGTGACGGTCGTCAACGAAAGCATAGAGGGCCTGACCCTGCAAGGCGGTCGTCTACATGCCATGAGCCAACCGCAGGAGAGCACTTCACGCGGTGATTTCGCGACCTTCTATGCTGGGCAGGTGGACTCTCCCTGGGTCGGCTACTTTGGTGGTGACTACGAGCTCAACGACAACCTGGGCTTCAGCCTTTACAGCAGCCGTTTGAAGGATGCCTGGGATCAGTACTACGCTGGCATGTGGTGGACTTACCCACTTTCCGAGGATCTGTCGTTGTTTGGTGGTCTGAATTACTACAACGCCACCGACGAAGGTAAGAAGCAGCTGGGTGATTTCAGTAACAACATCTATAGCGGTAGCATCGGTGTCAAGTACGGCGCTCACCGTGTAGCGCTCTCTCACCAGCGTAACAACGGCGATGACGACTTTGACTACCTGCGTCAGTCCGACTCGATCTTCCTCGACAACTCCCTTCAGTACAGCGACTTCAACTCGCCCAAGGAACGCTCCTGGATGGTGCGCTACGATCTGGACATGGCTGACTTTGGTGTGCCAGGGCTGAGCTTCATGGCGCGTTACGCGCTGGGACGTGATGCGGATTACTCCAATGCCAACAGCATTTACATGCGCACGGATGGTGCCGGTAACCCGCTGACCGATCAGAAGCGCTGGGAGCGCAACCTTGAGGTCAAATACGTGTTCCTCGAGGGTTCTCTGAAGGATCTGTCCGTGCGTGTACGTCAGATGACCACTCGCGCTACTGCTTACGAAAGCGACCTCGATGAAGTGCGTGTAATCGTCGAGTATCCGCTTCAGGTGCTGTAA
- a CDS encoding heavy metal sensor histidine kinase: MRPARLSSQLSLSVAILGLILVALLSALAYFSLSRQLNYIAEQSLEDKLQQIRHGMREINTRPEVGDQAHNIRDLIKGHDSLSLALYDDSSSPKEIMSVGQTQEALPSFIENASETIAFEHWRDAQDKQLLTASQLILRKDGSRIRAVLTLERSADQALLHAYVESTLIALPFVLALIAAGAWWIAHRGLSSLNQFRKVAELVSTQDLSHRLPLDNLPQELRELANSINFMLHRLDGGVQQLSQFSDDLAHELRSPITNLIGKAQVTLSRERPPEEYKLVLENCTEELGRVTRIVSDMLFLAHVSHPAALIPFEAIALHEEAEKVVELFSLTAEEKDIKLNVSGYATINGDRLMVQRAISNLLSNAIRHSPEGSKIDIDLITNATNATLAVSNPGAGIPPEHLPKLFERFYRVDRGRSRADGGTGLGLAIVRSIMSLHHGHVGVSSIADQTTVFTLYFPLPKPLIEQARQSSTEKTA, translated from the coding sequence ATGAGGCCTGCCAGACTCTCAAGCCAACTCAGCCTGTCGGTCGCAATACTGGGCCTGATACTGGTTGCACTGCTGAGTGCGCTGGCTTATTTCTCGTTAAGCCGGCAGCTCAACTACATTGCAGAGCAAAGCCTCGAGGACAAGCTTCAGCAAATCCGCCATGGCATGAGAGAAATCAACACTCGCCCGGAAGTCGGTGACCAGGCCCACAACATCAGAGATTTGATCAAAGGCCACGACAGCCTCTCGCTCGCTCTTTATGACGACAGCTCGTCTCCCAAGGAAATCATGAGCGTGGGCCAGACACAGGAGGCCCTACCTTCCTTTATAGAAAACGCCAGCGAGACCATCGCCTTCGAACATTGGCGAGATGCGCAGGACAAGCAGCTCTTGACCGCCTCGCAGCTTATTCTGCGTAAGGACGGATCACGAATACGCGCCGTCCTTACACTGGAGCGCTCCGCTGACCAAGCACTGCTACACGCCTATGTCGAATCCACCTTGATTGCCCTGCCCTTCGTACTGGCTCTGATCGCGGCCGGAGCCTGGTGGATCGCTCATCGCGGCCTGAGCTCCCTGAATCAGTTCCGCAAGGTTGCAGAACTCGTCTCGACCCAGGATCTGAGCCATCGCCTGCCACTGGATAACCTACCGCAGGAGCTTCGCGAATTGGCTAACAGCATCAACTTCATGCTTCATCGCCTGGACGGTGGCGTACAACAGCTTTCGCAATTCTCTGACGACCTGGCACATGAATTACGCTCCCCCATCACCAATCTGATCGGCAAAGCGCAGGTGACGCTCTCACGGGAACGCCCGCCAGAAGAATACAAACTGGTGCTGGAGAACTGCACTGAGGAGCTCGGCCGGGTCACGCGGATCGTATCGGACATGCTGTTTCTCGCCCACGTCAGCCATCCGGCAGCACTTATCCCCTTCGAGGCAATTGCACTGCACGAAGAGGCAGAGAAAGTAGTGGAGCTTTTCAGCCTCACGGCCGAAGAAAAGGACATCAAACTCAACGTATCAGGGTACGCAACAATTAATGGCGATCGTTTGATGGTACAGAGAGCTATCTCTAACCTGCTATCCAACGCCATCCGCCATAGCCCGGAAGGCTCGAAAATCGATATTGACCTCATCACTAACGCGACGAACGCCACCCTGGCAGTGAGCAACCCAGGTGCAGGCATTCCTCCCGAGCACCTACCCAAACTGTTCGAGCGTTTCTATCGCGTGGATCGTGGGCGGTCACGTGCTGATGGCGGCACCGGGCTGGGCCTGGCCATCGTGCGTTCGATCATGAGCCTGCACCATGGCCACGTGGGCGTGAGCAGCATCGCAGATCAGACCACAGTTTTTACGCTGTACTTCCCTTTACCAAAGCCCTTGATCGAGCAGGCCCGCCAAAGCTCAACGGAAAAGACTGCTTAA
- a CDS encoding heavy metal response regulator transcription factor, protein MRILIVEDELKTAEYLHQGLTESGYVVDIATNGVDGLHMAAQASYELIILDVDLPEIDGWGVLASIRRNSRTPVMMLTARGRLADKLKGFDSGADDYLVKPFEFPELLARVRSLLRRGEQVSAPDVLKVDDLELDPARHRAYRNGQRIDLTTKEFALLHLLMRRSGEVLSRTQIISLVWDMNFDCDTNVVEVSIRRLRAKIDDPFENKLIHTLRGVGYVLEARQ, encoded by the coding sequence ATGCGAATCCTGATTGTTGAGGACGAGCTTAAAACTGCCGAATATCTCCACCAGGGACTTACCGAGAGCGGCTATGTCGTCGATATTGCCACCAATGGTGTCGACGGCTTGCACATGGCGGCCCAAGCGTCCTACGAATTGATCATCCTTGATGTCGACTTACCAGAGATCGATGGCTGGGGCGTACTGGCCAGCATTCGCCGTAATAGTCGCACCCCTGTGATGATGCTGACGGCACGCGGGCGCCTGGCCGACAAGCTCAAAGGTTTCGACTCCGGTGCCGACGACTATCTGGTGAAGCCATTCGAGTTCCCCGAGCTTCTGGCCAGAGTTCGCTCGCTGCTACGAAGAGGTGAACAGGTCAGCGCGCCAGACGTGCTCAAGGTCGACGACCTTGAGCTGGATCCAGCCCGCCACCGCGCCTATCGCAATGGTCAACGAATCGATCTGACCACCAAGGAGTTCGCTCTGCTGCACCTGCTGATGCGACGCAGCGGCGAAGTACTCTCGCGCACCCAGATCATCTCGCTGGTCTGGGACATGAACTTCGACTGTGATACCAACGTCGTCGAAGTTTCCATCCGGCGCTTGCGCGCCAAGATCGACGACCCTTTCGAGAACAAACTGATCCACACCTTGCGCGGCGTCGGCTATGTACTGGAGGCTCGTCAATGA
- a CDS encoding TolC family protein codes for MSRRYSRVAEALCLAVACSVVVNHAVASTPITLGDAWGQALQTNPSLMAGDRNVGIAEGERRQAGVIPNPELSWEVEDTRSATRTTTVQISQPIELGGKRGARIEMAERGIDSAAVGQEQLRNELRAEVVGAFQGALLAKMRQELAEQSQRLSERGVAVVDARVKAGKASALEASRARLQYEEVRLEAARARDQYINAMNQLLALIGGASASGEPSLSGDVTDMPAIPSEVALLSRLDKVPQMRLARVEIDRQEAGIAVEKSRRIPDLTVSLGSQYSSEDRERVNLVGLSMPLPLFDRNQGNVLAASRRADQARDLRNAAELRLRSEVQQAYQQWRTAQGAISGFEGGLLASADTALESTTRGFQMGKFGFIDVLDAQRTLIDVRSRYLQALGEALDAWVRLERIYGDLSAQADNY; via the coding sequence TTGTCGAGGCGTTATTCGAGAGTTGCTGAGGCACTTTGCCTGGCTGTTGCCTGCTCAGTTGTAGTGAATCATGCCGTGGCATCAACGCCGATCACCCTGGGCGACGCATGGGGGCAGGCACTGCAGACCAACCCGTCGCTGATGGCAGGTGATCGTAATGTCGGCATCGCAGAAGGTGAGCGTCGCCAAGCCGGTGTGATTCCCAATCCGGAGCTGTCTTGGGAGGTTGAGGACACCCGCAGTGCTACGAGGACCACGACGGTACAGATCAGCCAACCTATCGAGCTGGGCGGCAAGCGCGGCGCCCGGATAGAAATGGCCGAACGCGGTATCGACAGTGCTGCGGTCGGTCAGGAGCAGCTGCGCAATGAGCTGCGTGCCGAGGTGGTCGGGGCTTTTCAAGGAGCCTTGTTGGCGAAGATGCGCCAAGAGTTGGCTGAGCAGTCACAACGCCTGAGCGAACGCGGCGTGGCGGTCGTTGATGCGCGCGTCAAGGCTGGCAAGGCCTCTGCCCTGGAGGCATCGCGCGCCCGGCTGCAGTACGAAGAGGTTCGACTGGAGGCCGCGCGGGCTCGAGATCAGTACATCAACGCCATGAATCAGTTGCTGGCCTTGATTGGGGGGGCATCCGCCAGTGGTGAGCCTAGCCTCAGTGGCGATGTTACCGATATGCCCGCAATACCCTCTGAAGTCGCACTTCTGAGCCGTCTGGACAAAGTTCCGCAGATGCGTCTTGCCAGGGTCGAGATCGACCGGCAAGAGGCCGGAATCGCCGTTGAGAAAAGCCGGCGGATTCCCGATCTGACGGTCAGCCTCGGCAGCCAATACAGCAGTGAGGATCGTGAGCGCGTCAACCTTGTTGGTTTGTCCATGCCTCTGCCTCTGTTCGATCGCAACCAGGGAAATGTTCTGGCCGCCTCGCGGCGGGCTGATCAGGCGCGCGACTTGCGAAATGCTGCCGAGTTGCGCCTGCGCAGTGAGGTGCAGCAGGCCTATCAGCAATGGCGAACGGCGCAGGGAGCGATTAGCGGTTTCGAGGGGGGCCTGCTTGCGTCCGCGGACACAGCTTTGGAAAGCACGACGCGTGGATTTCAGATGGGCAAGTTCGGCTTTATCGATGTTCTCGATGCCCAGCGCACATTGATTGACGTTCGCTCCCGTTACCTGCAGGCACTCGGCGAAGCGCTCGATGCCTGGGTTCGCCTTGAGCGCATCTACGGCGACCTATCTGCCCAAGCCGATAACTACTGA
- a CDS encoding efflux RND transporter periplasmic adaptor subunit — protein sequence MQKKLGVAIAAALTLGFVGGALFYNSGRFAAEIGHMLASSDSVVAVRAGQVSEAGDDHADDDHGEAGDDHGESAGGHAEEGGLVLSEAQIAAAGIELVDVQARAMSTYISLPGEVNFDEERTAHVVPPSAGVVERVLVGLGQKVAAGDGLATIVSQQVSELRSEMAAAARRVELARTTFERERQLWKDGISAEQDYLQARQTLQEAEIALANARQKGKTISPQGEAGDGSRYNLRAPFSGVVVEKHLVPGEVVSETSNAFTVADLSRVWVTFSVSPRDLEQVKVGQSVRVSAPELGREATGKVAYISRLLGEQTRTATGRIDLDNADGIWRPGLFVSVALATESHEAGAVVPASSIQDVEDKTSVFVRTAEGFEVRPVTLGTRSDGFVEVREGLKSGERVAATGSFILKSELGKGSAEHAH from the coding sequence ATGCAGAAGAAACTTGGTGTTGCCATCGCGGCGGCCCTGACCTTGGGGTTCGTCGGTGGTGCGTTGTTTTATAACAGCGGGCGCTTTGCCGCAGAAATCGGGCACATGCTTGCCAGTAGCGACAGCGTTGTTGCAGTCAGGGCTGGGCAGGTCAGTGAGGCCGGGGACGATCATGCCGATGATGATCATGGCGAGGCTGGCGATGATCACGGTGAGTCCGCGGGTGGGCATGCCGAAGAGGGGGGGCTGGTGCTGAGTGAGGCGCAAATAGCCGCTGCGGGCATTGAACTCGTCGACGTACAAGCGCGCGCCATGAGCACATACATCTCTCTACCTGGCGAGGTGAATTTCGACGAGGAGCGCACGGCTCATGTCGTGCCGCCCAGCGCTGGCGTTGTCGAGCGCGTGCTGGTCGGGCTGGGGCAGAAGGTGGCTGCTGGGGATGGCCTGGCGACTATCGTCAGTCAGCAGGTTTCCGAGTTGCGTAGTGAAATGGCGGCTGCCGCTCGACGCGTTGAGCTGGCCCGCACGACCTTCGAGCGTGAACGCCAATTGTGGAAGGACGGTATTTCGGCCGAGCAGGATTATCTCCAGGCCCGGCAAACGCTGCAGGAGGCCGAGATCGCTCTGGCCAATGCCCGACAGAAGGGCAAGACGATCAGCCCTCAGGGCGAGGCTGGCGATGGCAGCCGTTACAACCTGCGTGCACCTTTTTCCGGTGTGGTGGTGGAGAAGCACCTGGTACCTGGCGAAGTCGTCAGTGAGACCAGTAATGCCTTCACGGTGGCTGATCTGAGTCGCGTCTGGGTCACCTTCAGCGTTTCCCCGCGTGATCTGGAACAGGTGAAAGTCGGGCAGTCAGTACGTGTCAGTGCGCCAGAGTTGGGGCGCGAAGCTACGGGTAAGGTGGCTTACATCAGCCGCCTGCTGGGTGAGCAGACGCGGACGGCGACAGGCCGCATCGACCTGGATAACGCCGACGGCATTTGGCGTCCCGGCCTGTTCGTCTCGGTTGCCTTGGCGACTGAAAGCCATGAGGCCGGGGCCGTGGTGCCGGCTTCATCGATTCAGGATGTCGAGGACAAGACCAGTGTCTTCGTGCGTACCGCTGAAGGCTTCGAAGTGCGTCCGGTGACATTGGGCACCCGCAGCGATGGCTTCGTCGAGGTACGCGAAGGCCTGAAGTCAGGCGAACGTGTAGCTGCCACAGGCAGTTTCATCCTCAAGTCCGAACTGGGCAAAGGCAGCGCCGAACACGCGCACTGA